The Acropora muricata isolate sample 2 chromosome 5, ASM3666990v1, whole genome shotgun sequence genome includes a window with the following:
- the LOC136916426 gene encoding GDP-Man:Man(3)GlcNAc(2)-PP-Dol alpha-1,2-mannosyltransferase-like has protein sequence MVHNFVNYQVISLSITASIWAIKVLFPCTLVLGIIVLFLRWYVRKRSKNALPDLRFVPRTRQDIRPVVVGFFHPYCNAGGGGERVLWTGIRALQNRYKFVRCVVYTGDSCVSGDEILRKARQRFNISLPEPVEFVFLKRRRWVEASTYPYFTLLGQSIGSVLLGWEALTSYLPDVFVDTMGYAFTLPLFRYLGGCQVGCYVHYPTISTDMLTRVGSKKTSYNNASLISNSQILSTMKLVYYYLFAITYGLAGSCAQVVMVNSTWTYRHILSLWKRKEQTSIVYPPCDTNAFIELPINIGKIGERGGDNDKEDSADCIHSIVSVGQFRPEKDHPLQLRSFHQFLKCKMAKDRHKYKLILVGSCRNKEDQDRVKSLRQLAFDLEIESCVEFALNVSFEQLKKNLAKATIGLHTMWNEHFGIGVVECMASGCIVLAHDSGGPKMDIVVEWDGNPTGFLANDEKSYAAAMETIFALSPEEKSVICHNARQSVTRFSETAFENGFLQCTEPLFISV, from the coding sequence ATGGTTCATAATTTCGTAAACTATCAGGTTATCTCGTTAAGCATAACGGCTTCAATATGGGCCATCAAAGTCCTGTTTCCTTGTACCTTAGTCCTTGGTATAATTGTCCTTTTTCTTCGTTGGTACGTCCGAAAACGGTCGAAGAACGCGCTCCCGGATCTTCGATTTGTACCTCGTACCAGACAGGACATACGCCCTGTTGTGGTTGGCTTTTTTCATCCTTATTGTAATGCGGGTGGTGGTGGAGAGAGAGTGCTATGGACTGGCATCCGAGCACTTCAAAATCGTTACAAGTTCGTGCGTTGTGTTGTTTACACCGGAGACTCGTGCGTAAGTGGAGATGAAATCCTTCGCAAAGCAAGGCAACGGTTTAATATATCTTTGCCAGAACCTGTCGAGTTTGTATTTTTAAAGCGTAGACGCTGGGTTGAGGCTAGCACATATCCTTACTTTACTCTTCTTGGACAAAGCATAGGATCAGTGCTATTGGGATGGGAAGCACTGACCAGTTACTTGCCAGACGTTTTTGTGGACACCATGGGGTATGCATTCACGCTGCCCCTATTTCGCTACCTTGGTGGTTGTCAAGTTGGCTGCTATGTTCATTATCCAACCATCAGCACAGACATGCTAACCCGTGTAGGAAGTAAAAAGACTTCATACAACAATGCATCACTCATTAGCAACAGTCAGATTCTCAGCACCATGAAGTTGGTGTACTACTATCTATTTGCCATCACATATGGCTTGGCAGGTTCTTGTGCTCAAGTTGTAATGGTGAATTCAACTTGGACTTATAGGCACATCTTGTCTCTCTGGAAGAGAAAAGAGCAAACTTCAATAGTCTACCCACCATGTGACACAAATGCTTTCATCGAATTACCAATCAACATTGGTAAGATAGGTGAACGTGGTGGTGATAATGACAAGGAAGACAGTGCTGATTGTATCCATTCTATAGTTTCTGTGGGACAGTTCAGACCCGAGAAAGATCATCCACTACAACTGCGATCATTTCATCAGTTCTTGAAATGCAAAATGGCTAAGGATAGACACAAGTACAAACTAATTCTTGTGGGTAGTTGTCGCAATAAAGAAGATCAGGACAGAGTGAAGTCTCTAAGACAACTAGCTTTTGATCTTGAAATTGAAAGTTGTGTGGAATTTGCTTTGAATGTTTCATTTGAGCAGCTCAAGAAAAATCTGGCAAAGGCTACTATTGGACTTCATACCATGTGGAATGAGCATTTTGGCATTGGAGTTGTTGAGTGTATGGCAAGTGGTTGTATTGTTCTTGCACATGACTCTGGAGGCCCTAAAATGGACATTGTTGTTGAATGGGATGGTAACCCAACTGGATTTCTTGCTAATGATGAAAAGAGCTATGCTGCTGCGATGGAAACAATCTTTGCCCTCTCTCCAGAGGAGAAGAGTGTCATTTGTCACAATGCACGTCAAAGTGTTACCAGATTTTCAGAGACAGCCTTTGAAAATGGATTTCTTCAGTGCACTGAACCCTTGTTTATAAGTGTGTAA
- the LOC136916430 gene encoding ankyrin repeat domain-containing protein 54-like, producing the protein MISKNGVPVRNVPNLHEAAFTGDLREATQALENGQSPKAFDESGSTALHKASANGHLEVLKLLIQHDGDVELADMSGCTPLHLAARNGHLTCVKFLILQGADFRVKSKKGNTAMSMAKANCQPKVAEYLSNCDREKFAWEVV; encoded by the exons ATGATCTCTAAGAACGGCGTTCCCGTGCGAAATGTTCCCAACCTTCACGAAGCTG CATTTACAGGTGATTTAAGAGAAGCTACACAGGCGCTAGAGAATGGCCAG AGCCCTAAAGCATTTGATGAGTCAGGGTCAACAGCATTACACAAAGCATCTGCAAATGGACATTTAGAAGTACTGAAACTCCTCATCCAGCATGACGGTGATGTTGAACTTGCAGATATGTCAGGTTGTACACCACTACATCTGGCAGCAAGAAATGGCCACCTAACTTGTGTTAAGTTCCTGATATTGCAAGGAGCAGACTTTCGCGTCAAATCAAAGAAAGGCAATACAGCCATGTCCATGGCAAAGGCAAACTGTCAGCCCAAGGTAGCAGAGTACCTCTCCAATTGTG ACAGAGAAAAGTTTGCTTGGGAAGTTGTCTAA